From the genome of Triticum aestivum cultivar Chinese Spring chromosome 3B, IWGSC CS RefSeq v2.1, whole genome shotgun sequence, one region includes:
- the LOC123070592 gene encoding pentatricopeptide repeat-containing protein At1g30610, chloroplastic gives MAGVPPNASMGLLNLGGCGVLLPSLPPKSSAGHGFLVPRRDVSASPLSWGLVRRGRFLDAGFRAAGALASGEAGAGSSELRHIEKELTFSPTFTDYVKMMESVKLDRSKSLQGGDSDGRGSRRRFAGDGDTSAGRRDDRESVDPRKKSFERNRGAQRDRGGDQGRGERSAMNDSAAEFAGLVGKRIVGDVKNSSDGQRKVEEYVQRRIIRGERSRIGDSTDSDNRKQFSSASYVKTRDNKGGVVVHESAGNRHAQSNARKDLQGRATSVVSRTSVTRDSSVILRNTRPTNARSNIHEHDFKYPREGKVSSSEVNADSKFQRYQQRTENSGRNLVGSFRDNNVDYSIPTVSKGYGHTQTFSENYGHRIDSLEHGKPETIRMHRGENVQQGKFVRRDSNAVVDDRAAFKTFEAFTDVRNRPRALQMEIEERIQKLASRLNATDVNTPEWKFSKMIHDAQIKFTDHSILRVVQILGRYGNWKRVLQVVEWLQSRERFKSYKSRYIYTTVLDVLGKAKRPFEALNVFYTMLDQLSSYPDIAAYHCIAVTLGQAGLVKELFDVIDCMRSPPKKKFMVGPVQNWDPRLEPDLIVYNAVLNACVQQKQWEGTFWVLQQLKEKNIRPTNTTYGLVMEVMLVCGKYNLVYEFFDRVKQKSIPGALNYKVLVNALWREGKIDEAVMSVKDMENRGIVGSASLYYDLARCLCSGGRCKEALLQVEKICKVANKPLVVTYTGLIQTCIDSGSIENATYIFKEMCNYCSPNNVTCNIMLKSYIDHGKFEDAKDLLENILNGRIRNKAGLGQQAVADKFTFNSFLDACAEAKKWNDFEYAFREMLSNGYHFDERRHLRMVLDAYRSGKEQLLEDIWDYLCRSGRVPPSAMIMERFCLKLRQGHTTAALSCISSFEESKIGSVSSKSWSNLLNRNADLLEEESVAKLVQELDDFSRPGSSCPSLYENILSSCTEFLGGSGGKAASDGRMPLCNS, from the exons ATGGCGGGGGTGCCGCCAAACGCGAGCATGGGGCTGCTCAATCTGGGCGGGTGCGGGGTTTTGCTCCCCTCCCTGCCGCCTAAGTCGAGCGCCGGTCACGGCTTTTTGGTCCCGAGGAGGGACGTCTCCGCGTCGCCGTTGAGCTGGGGTTTGGTCAGACGAGGCAGGTTTCTTGATGCCGGGTTCCGGGCGGCGGGTGCCTTGGCTAGCGGCGAGGCCGGTGCCGGCTCGTCGGAGTTGCGGCACATCGAGAAGGAGCTCACTTTTAGCCCCACATTCACCGACTATGTGAAGATGATGGAGTCGGTGAAGTTGGACAGGAGCAAGAGTTTGCAGGGAGGCGATTCGGATGGCCGGGGTTCCAGGAGGAGGTTCGCGGGCGATGGCGATACATCGGCTGGTAGGCGAGATGATAGGGAGTCAGTTGATCCAAGGAAGAAATCATTTGAGAGGAATAGAGGGGCTCAAAGGGACAGAGGGGGTGACCAAGGTAGGGGTGAGAGGTCAGCGATGAATGACAGCGCAGCAGAATTTGCTGGATTGGTGGGGAAAAGAATAGTGGGTGATGTTAAAAATAGCAGTGATGGTCAGAGGAAAGTTGAAGAATATGTACAGAGAAGAATAATTCGAGGCGAACGAAGCCGAATTGGGGACAGTACTGACAGTGACAACCGCAAGCAGTTTTCATCAGCATCATATGTGAAGACTAGAGATAATAAAGGTGGTGTGGTTGTTCATGAATCAGCAGGGAACAGGCATGCCCAGTCAAATGCACGGAAGGATTTACAAGGACGGGCAACTTCTGTTGTAAGTCGTACTTCTGTGACTCGGGATAGCAGCGTTATATTGAGGAACACCAGGCCTACCAATGCAAGAAGTAATATACACGAACATGACTTCAAATATCCTAGGGAGGGAAAAGTTTCCAGTAGTGAGGTCAATGCTGACAGTAAATTTCAAAGATACCAGCAAAGAACAGAGAATTCAGGAAGAAATCTTGTAGGTAGTTTTAGAGATAATAATGTGGACTATAGCATACCTACTGTAAGCAAAGGATACGGCCATACACAAACATTTTCTGAGAATTATGGTCATCGGATTGATAGTTTGGAGCATGGAAAACCTGAAACAATTCGAATGCACAGAGGAGAAAATGTTCAACAGGGGAAGTTTGTTAGAAGAGATTCAAATGCTGTCGTTGATGATAGGGCTGCTTTCAAGACTTTTGAGGCATTCACTGATGTCAGGAACAGGCCACGGGCTCTTCAAATGGAAATAGAAGAGAGGATTCAGAAATTAGCTAGTCG GCTCAATGCTACAGATGTAAATACTCCAGAGTGGAAATTCTCCAAGATGATTCATGATGCACAGATCAAATTCACTGATCACTCTATCCTAAGGGTTGTTCAGATATTGGGTCGATATGGAAACTGGAAACGTGTTCTGCAAGTTGTTGAATGGCTTCAATCACGTGAAAGATTCAAGTCCTACAAGAGCAG GTATATTTATACAACAGTCCTTGATGTTCTTGGGAAGGCAAAGAGACCTTTCGAGGCATTGAATGTATTTTACACCATGCTG GACCAATTATCTTCTTATCCTGACATCGCAGCTTATCATTGTATCGCTGTTACTCTTGGGCAAGCTGGTCTTGTGAAAGAACTATTTGATGTGATTGATTGCATGCGTTCCCCTCCTAAGAAGAAGTTTATGGTGGGCCCCGTTCAGAATTGGGATCCTCGGTTGGAACCAGACCTCATTGTATACAATGCG GTTTTGAATGCTTGCGTTCAACAAAAGCAGTGGGAAGGGACATTCTGGGTACTGCAACAGTTGAAAGAGAAGAATATTCGCCCAACTAATACAACATATGGTCTTGTAATGGAG GTAATGCTTGTTTGCGGCAAGTATAACTTGGTGTATGAGTTCTTCGACAGGGTGAAGCAAAAATCAATACCTGGTGCATTGAACTATAAAG TTCTCGTAAATGCACTCTGGAGAGAAGGAAAGATTGATGAAGCAGTCATGTCCGTGAAGGATATGGAAAATCGTGGAATTGTTGGTTCAGCTAGTCTCTATTATGACCTTGCTCGGTGCCTTTGCAGTGGAGGGCGGTGCAAAGAAGCACTTCTCCAG GTTGAGAAGATATGCAAGGTCGCGAACAAACCGCTGGTTGTAACCTACACAGGACTTATTCAAACTTGCATCGATAGTGGAAGCATAGAAAATGCTACATACATATTCAAAGAAATGTGCAATTACTGCTCACCTAATAATGTGACTTGCAACATTATGCTGAAGTCATACATTGATCATGGAAAGTTTGAAGACGCGAAAGATCTACTGGAGAATATTCTAAATGGCAGGATAAGGAACAAAGCGGGTTTGGGTCAACAAGCAGTTGCAGACAAGTTTACTTTCAATAGTTTCTTGGATGCTTGTGCTGAAGCAAAAAAGTGGAATGACTTCGAGTACGCATTTCGTGAAATGTTATCTAACGGCTACCATTTTGACGAACGAAGGCACCTACGTATGGTACTTGATGCCTATAGGAGTGGAAAG GAGCAGCTGCTGGAAGACATATGGGACTACCTGTGTCGCAGTGGTCGGGTTCCACCGTCTGCCATGATAATGGAAAGATTCTGCCTAAAACTGAGACAAGGCCATACGACGGCAGCACTCTCCTGCATCAGCAGCTTTGAGGAGAGCAAGATAGGCAGCGTTTCCTCCAAGTCGTGGTCGAATCTTCTGAACCGGAACGCGGACCTCCTCGAGGAGGAGAGCGTCGCCAAGCTTGTCCAAGAACTCGATGACTTCTCAAGGCCAGGGAGTTCCTGCCCTTCCTTGTATGAAAATATTCTGAGCAGCTGTACAGAATTCCTTGGTGGTTCTGGTGGAAAGGCAGCTTCTGATGGACGGATGCCTTTGTGTAATTCTTGA